The Streptomyces asoensis DNA window GTCTCGGTCGCCTTCGACTCCATCGAACGGACGTCGAGGACGCTCCGGGAGCCGCCTGCGCGCGCCGCAGGCCCGTCCCCCGCGCTCTTCCCCGGCTCCACGGAGGAGGAGGATCCGGGGGGCGGGACCCGCGGGTCGGCCGAGACGTAGACCGTGTCCGGGACGGGGCGCCGGGCCCGGCCTAGGGTCTGTCCTGGGGACGGCGTTTCTTGCCGTCGAGTTCGTCCCACCACTCGTCGGACTTCGGGTCGCCCGAGGGGTCGTCCCACCAGCGGTCCTCGGGGCCGCGGCGGTTGGCGACCATCGCGGCGAGCGGGGGGATGACCATGGCGACCACGCACATCCCGACGGCCACGGGGATCGACCAGATCCGCACGACTCCCCAGGCCAGGACGAACAGCGCGATGCAGGTCCCCATCATCGCGAAGTAGACGTGCCGGCGGCGGGCGTACATACGTCCAGGGTAGAACCGGCACGGCGGATCCGGCAGCCGCGAGGTCCGGCGGGGCGGGCGGACGCGAGCGGGGCCGGGCAGGCGGAAGGGCCGTGCCCCACGGGTCCCTCGACCCGTGGGGCACGGCCCCTCGTCGTGCGTGCCGAGCCCTGGCTCAGACCGCGATCGCGACCTCCGCGAGGCCGCCCTGCTGGGCGACGACCGTGCGGTCGGCGGTGGCGCCGGGAACGAGGGCGCGGACGGTCCAGGTGCCCTCGGCCGCGTAGAAGCGGAACTGTCCGGTGGCGGAGGTCGGGACCTCCGCGGTGAACTCGCCGGTCGAGTCCAGGAGGCGGACGTAGCCCGTCACCGGCTCGCCGTCCCTGGTCACCTGACCCTGGATCGTGGTCTCACCGGGCTTGATCGTCGAGGCGTCCGGGCCGCCGGCCTTCGCTCCACACATGTGCTTCTCCAGAGGGGTCTGACCGGAAGGTCGGTCGGGTGGTGGGATTACTTGTTGGCGCCGAGCTCGATCGGGACGCCGACGAGGGAGCCGTACTCGGTCCAGGAGCCGTCGTAGTTCTTGACGTTCTCCACGCCCAGCAGCTCGTGCAGGACGAACCAGGTCAGGGCCGAGCGCTCGCCGATGCGGCAGTACGCGATGGTGTCCTTGGCGAGGTCGACCTGCTCGTCGGCGTAGAGCTCCTTGAGCTCGTCGTCCGACTTGAAGGTGCCGTCGTCGTTGGCGTTCTTCGACCACGGGATGTTGCGGGCGGACGGGACGTGGCCCGGACGCTGCGACTGCTCCTGCGGCAGGTGCGCGGGGGCGAGCAGCTTGCCGCTGAACTCGTCGGGCGAGCGCACGTCGACCAGGTTCTGCGAACCGATGGCCGCCACCACGTCGTCACGGAAGGCACGGATGGACTTGTCCTGCGGCTTGGCCTGGTAGGAGGTCTCGGGGCGCTCGGGCACCTCTTCGACCAGCTCGCGGGCGTCCAGCTCCCACTTCTTGCGGCCACCGTCGAGAAGCTTGACGTTGTCGTGGCCGTAGAGCTTGAAGTACCAGTACGCGTAGGACGCGAACCAGTTGTTGTTGCCGCCGTAGAGGATCACCAGGGTGTCGTTGGCGATGCCCTTGGCCGACAGGAGCTTCTCGAAGCCCTCCTGGTCGACGAAATCACGGCGTACCGGGTCCTGGAGGTCCTTGGTCCAGTCGATCCGGATGGCGTTGCGGATGTGGTTCTTCTCGTACGCGGACGTGTCCTCGTCGACCTCGACGATGGCGATGTCGGCGTTGTCGAGGTTGGCCTCGACCCAGTCGGCGTCGACCAGGACGTCACTGCGGCTCATGCTCGTTCTCCTCCGGGGCAGTTGCGGCGGGGGTGTGCAAGAAAGAGAGGTGCGCGGCCGGGTCTCGCCGGCGGCCGGCGCACGGATGCCCTCGGACGAGGGCGCCGGGAGGTGCGGAAGGCCGGCGGCGCTTCCGCTCAGAAGGTGCGACAGAGCATGGCGGCGACGCGGCACAGGTCTACTGCCCGCCGCTTCGTGAGATCCGCCTGTCGCTGCATCATGCCGACGATCGTAGGGACGGACGGGCGGGCGTGTCACCAGTGTGCCGAATGGTGAGATGCGATCGTCCGGATGCCGAGACATGGAAGGCGCCCGGGCCGTTCCCGCACGGCTTCCGGGCGCTTGTGTCCGTCGTCACCCCTGTGGTGCGGACGGTGTCGTCTCGCCTGTCGGACGCTCGCCGTCCACCACGGGACGGCCGCCCGCCGGAACCGGCCGATTCCGGCCGGTCCTCGTCAGGTCTGGCCGGTTCCGGACGGTTCCGGTCGGCCCAGTGCTCAGCCTTACCCGGCCAGCTTGACGTTCGAACCCTTCACCGAGATCTCCACACCGTTCTTCCCCGCCTGCACCTGGTCCAGCTTGATCCCGCCGGGCAGGTCGTCGATCTTCTGCTCGAAGTCGGTGATCGAGCGCACCTCGCTCTCGGCGGCCCGCACCCCGCCGAAGCTGGGCAGCGAGTCGGCGTGCACCCGGACCGTGTCGCCCTGGACGGTGACCGTGCTCAGGACGTAGACGGGCTGCGGCAGCTTGGTGCCGAGCACGGTGGCCTCGACGGCGACCTTGACCTTGCCGTTGCCGCCGTCGGAGAGACCGACCACGTTGGCGGTGACGCCCCGCATCACCTGCGTCGGCTCGGACTTGGCCGTCTTCAGCAGCTCCGCGTAGGTGATGGACGCGGTGCCGGAGGCGCTGGAGGCGGTGGCGGAGCTGTAGTCGCCGGAGAACTCGACGCCCTTCATGTCCGCCTGGAGGTCGTCGATGCGGATCGAGCGGCCGTCGGTGCCGGTCGCCGCCTCGTAGTCCTTGATGCCGACCTCGACGTCGTCCAGCGAGCCGCCGGCGACCTGGGTCAGGAACGGGAAGCCCTTGATGGACACGTCCGGAGTGGTGGCGAGGCCCTCGTGGGACTTCAGCTTGTCGGCGACCTCACCCTCCGCGAAGTTCACGGCGAGGCGGTCCGCGAGCACGAACAGGCCGCCCAGGACCACGACGACGACCAGCAGTATTCGAAGCGCACGCATGCGGTAGTTCCCCCACCCGGATGGCCTGAACGGTTCATTGACAACGGTTCAAGGTAACCCCGCGCGGCGGGGTCACCCCTCGTTTTGTCGATCACCTG harbors:
- a CDS encoding sulfurtransferase, which produces MSRSDVLVDADWVEANLDNADIAIVEVDEDTSAYEKNHIRNAIRIDWTKDLQDPVRRDFVDQEGFEKLLSAKGIANDTLVILYGGNNNWFASYAYWYFKLYGHDNVKLLDGGRKKWELDARELVEEVPERPETSYQAKPQDKSIRAFRDDVVAAIGSQNLVDVRSPDEFSGKLLAPAHLPQEQSQRPGHVPSARNIPWSKNANDDGTFKSDDELKELYADEQVDLAKDTIAYCRIGERSALTWFVLHELLGVENVKNYDGSWTEYGSLVGVPIELGANK
- a CDS encoding DUF3099 domain-containing protein, producing the protein MYARRRHVYFAMMGTCIALFVLAWGVVRIWSIPVAVGMCVVAMVIPPLAAMVANRRGPEDRWWDDPSGDPKSDEWWDELDGKKRRPQDRP
- a CDS encoding DUF2993 domain-containing protein, producing the protein MRALRILLVVVVVLGGLFVLADRLAVNFAEGEVADKLKSHEGLATTPDVSIKGFPFLTQVAGGSLDDVEVGIKDYEAATGTDGRSIRIDDLQADMKGVEFSGDYSSATASSASGTASITYAELLKTAKSEPTQVMRGVTANVVGLSDGGNGKVKVAVEATVLGTKLPQPVYVLSTVTVQGDTVRVHADSLPSFGGVRAAESEVRSITDFEQKIDDLPGGIKLDQVQAGKNGVEISVKGSNVKLAG
- a CDS encoding DUF1416 domain-containing protein; the protein is MCGAKAGGPDASTIKPGETTIQGQVTRDGEPVTGYVRLLDSTGEFTAEVPTSATGQFRFYAAEGTWTVRALVPGATADRTVVAQQGGLAEVAIAV
- a CDS encoding putative leader peptide; translation: MMQRQADLTKRRAVDLCRVAAMLCRTF